The Haloarcula halophila nucleotide sequence GACCCTTCCTGTTGAATCAACAGGACGGGCGTGAAGGTCGGGTGGGCCTCTTTTTTATGCTCTCGCAACGTGTCGCGGTACGTCGGCACCATCTGTTCACCAACGACATAACAATCGACGGGCTGGAGGGTGTCATCGGCGACGACGTCGTACCGTTCGTCAAGAAATTCTTCGAGCGCTTCCCGGTCGTTATCTCCGTGTATCAGGAGTTGTATGGTGTGTCGCTCACTCACTTCGCGACTCGAATGGGCGGTCATGATTGGTCCGTTGTCTGGTGGTACTCATCTGGAACGCGATGCGTTGAACTACCCTGCATGATCCCCCGAACGGTATCGAACGGTCCTTCGATAACCAGCCCCTCGCCGGGCTCGATAGCAAACTGGTGGAACCGGCTGTCGAAATCCCCGAGTCGCTTTTTTATAACTCCGATCGCTCGGTCTAGCTCGCCGTCGACTTCCACATACGTGAGAAACACAATGTTGTCCGCGATGTAGCTGGTGTTCGTGCTCGTGGCTTCCGGGATGCCGGTGAGGCGGTCCGCCTCGTCCGTGATAATGACTGCAATACCGCGATTCTTGAGAACCCTGGTGAGGCCGTGTAACCGGCGAACAAGTCGCTGGTCGTCGCCCTGGAGCGAGATCTTGTAGCCCGAGAGCCCGTCGACGAACACTGCGTCCGGCGCGTGCTCGTCGACCTGGTCGAGGACGTGCCGATCGAACTCCTCGGCCGAACGCACGAGCGGTTCGGTCTCTGTCAGCGCCAGTGATCCCTGCGCCCGCATCTCGGAGATCGGGAGTCCGAGGGTTTCCGAGCGATGGGCGAACTGGTCGATCGACTCCTCGAAGAGGTATCCGAGCGCTGTCCCACCATCCTCAACGATGCCCGAAAGTATCTGTGCGCCAGTGGTCGATTTGCCGATGCCGGTCGGTCCGCTGATAAACGAGACGGTCCCGCGTTCGATCCCGCCACCGAGGAGTCCGTCGAGAGCTTCGTGCCCGGTCGGGATCAGTTCCGGGTCGAACGTTCGGTCGTCGTGTTTCGGGATGGTCTGTGGGTAGACTTCGATCCCGTGTTCGCGGATTTCCAGTCCGTGGGTCCCGTCGATCTGGCCGAGACCACGGTGTTTCGGGACGGCGATCCGGCGCTCGTGCTCGTCGAGAGACAGGTTGACGACGCCGTCGCTCAGCGATTCGAAATCGTCGTGTCTGGTCTCGCGAGTGCGCTCCCTGTCGAGCGTTCGCGTCGCGACTGTCGTGACCTGTCGGTCCCGAAGGAACCGGATGAGCGACTGCAACCGCTTCCGGTACTGGTATTCGTCCCGTTCCACGTACTGGAGTTGTGTGATCGGATCGATGAGAATTCGGGCCGGATCCACCTCCTCGATTACGTGTTTGATATCCTGTGTGAACTGTTCGGATTCGACTTCTGTCGCCTCGACCAGGTTGTAGGACTTGTCCTCGGCGAAAAAGTCTGTTCCGGGCCCGATGTCCAAAAACTCGGCGTCCCGAATGTCGACATCGAGCCGTGCTGCGTTGACGAGAATGTCGTGTCTGGACTCTTCACCGTGGATGTAGACGACTGTCTCGTCGGCATCGAGCCCCGCTCGCAGGAAGTGCTGACCGAGCAGCGACTTCCCCGTTCCCGAACCGCCCTGGACGAGGTACGTCCGACCCCGAACGAGCCCTCCGTTGAGTAGTTCGTCCAATTCGGGGATACCTGACGCCACCAGATCGATTTCCTCGGTCGGCGTGTCACGGGAGCGGTCAGACATGGTATCTCGTATAATCACAACGGGTTCGAGGTGAATAAGTCGGCGGTCTAGATAACGGGATTCGATGGAACGAGGCACCTGAACGATGGTACGGTTCAGTCCGTCACTTCGACGCCAGTGATCTCGAAGCGTGCGCCGCCCGACTCGCTGTCAGTCACGCGGATTTCCCAGCCGTGTGCCTCCACAATTTCTTTGACGATCGCGAGACCGAATCCAGTGCCATCGTCGGCGGTCGAATAGCCGGCCTCGAAAATATTGTCGCGTTCTTCGTCGGGGATTCCCGCGCCATCGTCCGCGACGTAGAACCCGTCAGCGATCTCCCCGACGGTCACCGTCACCTCACCGCCGCCGTGGTTGACGGCGTTCCTGAAGAGATTCTCGAACAACTGCTGAAGTCGGCTCCGGTCAGACGATATCGTCTGGTCTGTTTCGACAGCGAGCGTTGCGTCCGCACTCGGCGTCGTCTGCCAACACTCCTCGGCCAGTTCCGACAGGGTGACAGGTTCCGCCGTCCCGACTGCGTTCCCACTCTGGGCAAGTGCCAATAGATCATCGATGAGCGCCTGACAGCGATCGACCGCGTCACCCACCTCATCGAGGTGAGGGGAGTCACAATCGGCCTGTGCCAGTTCGAGGCGACCCTGGGCAGTCATGAGCGGGTTGCGGAGTTCGTGGCTGACGATGCTTGCGTACTCCTCAAGACGGGCGTTTTGCCGTTCGAGTTCCCATGCACGCTCTTTGCACCCTGTGATATCTCGGAGTGTCCCGACTGACCCGTCGAACTCGTCACCTTCGTAGGGAAGGACACCCATGTTATCCTCACAGGCGATCGAGGCGCCGTCACATGGCTGAATCGTCACTTCGAATTTTACCGTCTGCGGGCCGTCACTCGACAGCAACCGACCCAAGTGGTGTTCTGCCCGTTTGACGCCATCCTCGTCCTTGATAAGTGACGGCGTGCTTCCGAGAATGGTTTCCCGGTCGTAGCCGACCAACTCGACGAGTTCGTCGCTGACAAACGTGAATCGCCCCTCCTTGTCGAGCACGTACACGGCGTCGGTCAACGCCTCGATGATCGTCTCGTACTTTTCGAGTTCCTGCCGACGCTCCTTGCGGTCGGTGATATCGTGACCAGCTCCACGGAGTTTCGTTACCCTCCCACCGGATTCTACGACGGGAGTGATCGTCATTTCTATCAGACGCTCGTCGCCGTCCCTTGGCTGAAGTCGCCACGTGTTGTGCAGTTCCTCGCCCGTCTCGAAG carries:
- a CDS encoding ATPase domain-containing protein — protein: MSDRSRDTPTEEIDLVASGIPELDELLNGGLVRGRTYLVQGGSGTGKSLLGQHFLRAGLDADETVVYIHGEESRHDILVNAARLDVDIRDAEFLDIGPGTDFFAEDKSYNLVEATEVESEQFTQDIKHVIEEVDPARILIDPITQLQYVERDEYQYRKRLQSLIRFLRDRQVTTVATRTLDRERTRETRHDDFESLSDGVVNLSLDEHERRIAVPKHRGLGQIDGTHGLEIREHGIEVYPQTIPKHDDRTFDPELIPTGHEALDGLLGGGIERGTVSFISGPTGIGKSTTGAQILSGIVEDGGTALGYLFEESIDQFAHRSETLGLPISEMRAQGSLALTETEPLVRSAEEFDRHVLDQVDEHAPDAVFVDGLSGYKISLQGDDQRLVRRLHGLTRVLKNRGIAVIITDEADRLTGIPEATSTNTSYIADNIVFLTYVEVDGELDRAIGVIKKRLGDFDSRFHQFAIEPGEGLVIEGPFDTVRGIMQGSSTHRVPDEYHQTTDQS
- a CDS encoding PAS domain S-box protein, whose amino-acid sequence is MSEAKVQSETVELIEVLHVEDESDFADLTATFLEREDDQFTVETATTADDGLERIDDRRPDCVVSDYNMPGMNGLEFLQTVRERYPDLPFILFTGKGSEAIASDAISAGVTDYLQKGSGTEQYELLANRIRNSVRARRRAQQVDRQRQLARLTEFAGNTGGWELDRKSGTVLLTAGSRRIIGRPDQAEIPLEEAIALFHPDDRVDIRHTLTRAFETGEELHNTWRLQPRDGDERLIEMTITPVVESGGRVTKLRGAGHDITDRKERRQELEKYETIIEALTDAVYVLDKEGRFTFVSDELVELVGYDRETILGSTPSLIKDEDGVKRAEHHLGRLLSSDGPQTVKFEVTIQPCDGASIACEDNMGVLPYEGDEFDGSVGTLRDITGCKERAWELERQNARLEEYASIVSHELRNPLMTAQGRLELAQADCDSPHLDEVGDAVDRCQALIDDLLALAQSGNAVGTAEPVTLSELAEECWQTTPSADATLAVETDQTISSDRSRLQQLFENLFRNAVNHGGGEVTVTVGEIADGFYVADDGAGIPDEERDNIFEAGYSTADDGTGFGLAIVKEIVEAHGWEIRVTDSESGGARFEITGVEVTD